In Leptospira congkakensis, one DNA window encodes the following:
- the queC gene encoding 7-cyano-7-deazaguanine synthase QueC — MVSVTDSSPKSKSEKKGAVVLLSGGLDSTTCLYVAAKEFGYPKNKKLPILALSFDYSQKHKIELIKSKKIAKTLGIKHVIQKLDPGFFLGSSLTEKKIKVRKNAKFLFSGNEKEIPNTYVPGRNILFLSFALSLAEGHGYDSIYIGVNALDYSGYPDCRPEFIESFQKMANLGTKKGVSGDGDSIQIKTPLLHLGKKEIIELGIQVDAPLHLTHSCYDPVRGKPCGKCDSCILRAKGFLEAGILDPAIQSQ, encoded by the coding sequence ATGGTTTCCGTTACGGATTCCTCTCCCAAATCCAAATCTGAAAAAAAAGGTGCCGTTGTACTTCTGTCAGGTGGACTCGATTCAACCACTTGTCTTTATGTGGCAGCAAAAGAATTCGGTTATCCTAAAAACAAAAAATTACCTATACTCGCTTTATCTTTCGATTATTCTCAAAAACATAAAATTGAACTGATCAAAAGTAAAAAAATCGCGAAAACTCTCGGTATCAAACATGTGATCCAAAAATTGGATCCGGGATTCTTTTTGGGAAGTTCTCTCACTGAAAAAAAAATCAAGGTGAGAAAGAACGCAAAATTCTTGTTTAGTGGTAATGAAAAAGAGATTCCGAATACTTATGTTCCTGGAAGAAATATATTATTTCTTTCGTTTGCATTGTCACTCGCAGAAGGTCATGGCTATGATTCCATTTACATTGGAGTCAATGCACTTGATTATTCAGGATACCCGGATTGCCGGCCAGAATTTATCGAATCCTTCCAAAAGATGGCAAATCTCGGGACAAAAAAAGGTGTGAGTGGCGATGGTGATTCCATCCAAATCAAAACTCCACTTTTGCATCTGGGCAAAAAAGAAATTATTGAACTGGGAATCCAGGTAGACGCTCCACTCCACCTAACTCATTCTTGTTATGATCCTGTGCGTGGAAAACCTTGTGGCAAGTGTGATTCATGTATTTTAAGGGCGAAAGGATTTTTAGAGGCAGGGATTTTAGATCCGGCCATACAAAGTCAATAA
- a CDS encoding vWA domain-containing protein: MKNLGRPLTKSYATLSFILFLLSYFPLSTQSQPNKRYVFILDASGSMSEKWDGKTRMAVAKEKLLQVLGGMPKDVSVGLVAYGNRIAGCSSARLYHPIQRGAASIVSQKISSIVPAGSTPIAQTLNVVGEFLLNDVQETEIIFISDGVESCDGDPKAVLYQMKQSGKKFRLQVLGIDIDPKGEEDLKRLSILGDGNYYSLKRPEDYDSSFKRIFFNSTLEPQTVTGTTNSNPITPTNSENQIKILNILPYEDGSESGYILNYEYSGKTNTSYMIQLNLYPAEEKLRSFPIPPLRERRMGDLTKHQIELKSGPEGKGRFVFPLPKGKRMKASAELWDLTGVPKILALSEEKPVHENSGSDRN; the protein is encoded by the coding sequence ATGAAAAACCTAGGTCGGCCATTAACAAAATCTTATGCCACCTTAAGTTTTATTTTGTTTTTACTTTCCTATTTTCCTCTTTCCACACAATCACAACCTAACAAAAGATATGTGTTTATACTCGATGCCAGTGGTTCCATGTCAGAAAAATGGGATGGAAAAACAAGGATGGCCGTTGCCAAAGAAAAACTTTTACAAGTCCTCGGAGGAATGCCAAAAGATGTGAGTGTGGGACTTGTTGCTTACGGGAATCGAATCGCTGGTTGTTCTTCCGCAAGATTGTATCACCCCATCCAACGAGGGGCAGCCTCCATTGTGAGTCAAAAAATTTCATCCATTGTCCCTGCAGGATCCACTCCCATAGCACAAACCTTAAATGTGGTCGGAGAGTTTCTTTTGAATGATGTCCAAGAAACGGAAATTATTTTTATCTCTGATGGAGTGGAAAGTTGTGATGGAGATCCGAAAGCGGTTCTTTACCAAATGAAACAATCGGGAAAAAAATTCCGATTACAAGTCCTTGGGATTGATATTGATCCCAAAGGGGAAGAAGACTTAAAACGCCTTTCCATTTTAGGAGATGGGAATTATTATTCTTTGAAACGGCCGGAAGATTATGATTCGTCTTTCAAACGAATCTTTTTTAACTCTACATTGGAACCACAAACGGTCACGGGAACAACTAATTCGAATCCAATCACTCCCACAAACTCTGAAAACCAAATCAAAATTCTAAACATCCTTCCTTACGAAGATGGATCCGAATCTGGCTATATTCTCAATTACGAATACTCAGGAAAAACCAATACTTCTTATATGATTCAGTTGAATCTCTATCCTGCAGAAGAAAAATTACGAAGTTTTCCCATCCCACCACTACGAGAACGTAGGATGGGAGACTTAACCAAACACCAAATTGAATTGAAGTCGGGGCCAGAAGGAAAAGGACGATTCGTTTTTCCACTCCCAAAGGGAAAACGAATGAAGGCTTCCGCTGAATTATGGGATTTGACAGGAGTTCCGAAAATTCTTGCTCTCTCGGAAGAAAAACCCGTTCACGAGAATTCAGGTTCTGACCGAAACTGA
- the purF gene encoding amidophosphoribosyltransferase, with amino-acid sequence MILQSDKPKEECAIFGIYNSKEAANFTYLGLYSMQHRGQESSGIVTTDGSHLYRYANMGLVANIFTQPKIKELIGDAAIGHNRYSTTGASFLRNAQPIRVESHLGPVALAHNGNLVNSWDIRNRLERDGSIFQTTIDSEVIVHLMAKSHKTDLLEALCESLAQVRGAYSLLVLTPRYLIAVRDPNGFRPLVMGKRSDGAIVFASETCAFDITETEYVRDVEPGEMVVIDHTGMRSLYPFPKAKPSLCIFEYIYFARPDSYIFEESVYKVRKSLGRQLARVMPVEADVIIPVPDSANIAALGYSEESGIPYQSGLVRSHYIGRTFIEPDQKIRDFGAKIKYNVVKEVVNGKRVVIIDDSVMRGTTSRKIIKMIRNAGAKEIHFRVSAPPTVSPCYYGIDIPTHKELIASTHSIDEIQKYLRVDSLAYLTLDTMHKAVEGHKGGGFCDACFTSNYPVEFQDHAGNQKSLFTEYATEE; translated from the coding sequence ATGATTCTCCAATCTGACAAACCAAAAGAAGAATGTGCCATTTTCGGCATCTACAATAGCAAGGAAGCTGCTAATTTTACCTACCTAGGTTTGTACTCGATGCAACACCGAGGCCAGGAGTCCAGTGGGATCGTCACAACCGATGGATCTCACTTATACCGGTATGCCAACATGGGTCTCGTGGCAAATATCTTCACTCAACCGAAGATCAAAGAGCTCATTGGGGATGCGGCCATTGGTCACAACCGGTATTCCACAACGGGAGCGAGTTTTTTACGAAATGCTCAGCCCATCCGCGTGGAATCCCACTTAGGTCCTGTGGCTCTTGCCCACAATGGAAACCTAGTCAACTCCTGGGACATTCGAAATCGCCTCGAAAGAGACGGATCGATCTTCCAAACCACCATCGATTCTGAAGTCATCGTCCACTTAATGGCGAAAAGCCATAAAACAGATTTGTTAGAAGCACTTTGTGAATCACTTGCACAAGTTCGTGGTGCCTACTCTCTGTTAGTTTTAACTCCTAGATACCTAATTGCGGTAAGAGACCCAAATGGTTTCCGACCACTTGTCATGGGGAAACGTTCGGATGGGGCGATTGTATTTGCTTCGGAAACCTGTGCTTTTGATATCACAGAAACGGAATATGTAAGAGATGTGGAACCGGGGGAGATGGTTGTCATAGACCACACCGGAATGCGTTCTCTCTATCCATTCCCAAAAGCAAAACCAAGCCTTTGTATTTTTGAATATATCTACTTCGCAAGACCTGATTCTTATATTTTCGAAGAATCAGTTTACAAAGTAAGAAAATCCCTCGGTCGCCAGCTTGCACGTGTTATGCCAGTGGAAGCCGATGTGATCATTCCTGTTCCCGATTCCGCAAATATTGCGGCACTTGGTTACAGTGAAGAGTCAGGAATTCCTTACCAAAGTGGTCTTGTGCGTTCTCATTATATTGGTCGAACCTTCATTGAACCGGATCAAAAGATTCGGGATTTTGGAGCCAAAATCAAATACAATGTGGTGAAAGAAGTGGTGAACGGGAAACGTGTTGTCATCATTGACGACTCGGTGATGCGGGGAACCACAAGCCGCAAAATCATCAAAATGATTCGTAATGCTGGTGCTAAAGAAATCCATTTCCGAGTTTCTGCACCACCAACGGTCTCTCCATGTTACTACGGAATCGATATTCCTACACATAAAGAACTCATTGCATCCACACATAGCATTGATGAAATCCAAAAGTATCTTCGTGTGGATTCCCTTGCTTATTTAACATTGGATACAATGCACAAAGCGGTAGAAGGACATAAGGGTGGTGGATTTTGTGATGCTTGTTTCACATCCAATTACCCAGTGGAATTCCAAGACCATGCGGGAAACCAAAAGTCACTCTTTACGGAATACGCGACGGAAGAGTAA
- a CDS encoding ribonuclease D produces MQINSNYILVDTAKALDLALINLRQSKIMSIDTESSGYYTYYPKVCLIQINSNGKNYLIDPLKITNLSALGPLFEDENILKIFHSAQDDIKALKRDFGFKFVNTADTMISSRLLSLEQSSLSHVVEHYHKVTLSKVEQKSNWEIRPLQKQQLKYAALDTAYLESIWLKMEEELKRRTLYDEAKSEFEFIASEEYVAKEGEGFSLGKFPDILNFTPLERRKILELLRYRDEKAKRINKASFRVFNNDRLSQAVKGHPNEEKCVEWFGKKDGTEIFKLLTAEYNDPIDTSELSKRHGEDLNEDENHKFENAKKWRLRIMRARRMEHSLLPSNKQLIVILRAAPKTLEELKALHVFSDWKVQNYGPSLLAAIQGLPFDSMINRLVAIRSKEAFVAKRRKKQNQNAKDEG; encoded by the coding sequence ATGCAAATCAATTCCAACTATATTCTCGTTGATACAGCAAAAGCTTTGGATTTAGCTCTGATCAATCTCAGACAGTCCAAAATCATGTCGATCGACACCGAGTCCTCCGGTTATTACACGTACTATCCCAAAGTTTGCCTCATCCAGATCAATTCTAATGGCAAAAATTACCTGATTGACCCACTAAAGATCACAAATTTGTCAGCTTTGGGTCCTTTATTCGAAGATGAGAACATTCTCAAAATCTTCCACTCGGCACAAGACGACATCAAAGCCTTAAAAAGAGACTTTGGGTTTAAATTTGTGAACACGGCAGATACAATGATCAGTTCTCGTTTGTTGTCATTAGAACAAAGTTCGTTATCACATGTTGTCGAACATTACCATAAAGTAACACTTTCTAAAGTAGAACAGAAGTCTAATTGGGAAATTCGTCCCCTTCAAAAACAACAACTTAAGTATGCAGCACTAGACACTGCTTATTTAGAATCCATTTGGTTGAAAATGGAAGAAGAACTCAAACGTAGAACTCTCTACGATGAGGCAAAATCAGAATTTGAATTCATAGCTTCTGAAGAGTATGTAGCCAAAGAAGGAGAAGGATTCTCTCTTGGAAAATTTCCTGACATTCTCAATTTCACTCCACTCGAAAGAAGAAAGATTTTAGAACTCCTTCGTTATCGTGACGAAAAAGCAAAACGAATCAACAAAGCAAGTTTCCGCGTTTTTAATAATGATAGATTGTCACAAGCAGTCAAAGGACATCCGAACGAAGAAAAATGTGTGGAATGGTTTGGCAAAAAAGACGGAACCGAAATTTTCAAACTTTTGACTGCGGAATACAATGATCCGATTGATACTTCTGAACTTTCAAAACGTCATGGCGAAGACTTAAACGAAGACGAAAACCATAAATTCGAAAACGCTAAAAAATGGCGACTCCGTATTATGCGCGCTAGACGGATGGAACATTCCCTTCTTCCTTCGAACAAACAACTCATTGTTATTTTACGTGCAGCCCCAAAAACCTTAGAAGAACTAAAAGCCCTACATGTATTTTCCGATTGGAAAGTACAAAACTACGGTCCAAGTTTACTTGCGGCCATCCAAGGACTTCCTTTTGATTCGATGATCAACCGTTTGGTGGCCATTCGTTCCAAAGAAGCATTTGTTGCCAAACGTAGGAAAAAACAAAACCAAAACGCGAAAGACGAGGGTTGA
- a CDS encoding NUDIX hydrolase, producing the protein MLPYESFVKKLSKDFDEIPDTTEVKSGVVFPLFGSKEFAEGIILTERSKNLKSHPGQISFPGGVKEKEDPNLLVTALREWEEEMGVHRSSLKVLGKLEGLHTRTGFHITPFLATYDGDFSFQHNTDEVERVLLVPFSDLWTSPFYSIQIPGRDHFAYYFDLPEGLLWGATCEMILRFLRTHSSFDRTPLLVKPNLSKPPFLDPKSL; encoded by the coding sequence ATGTTACCCTACGAATCCTTTGTAAAAAAGCTTTCAAAGGACTTCGACGAAATCCCAGACACAACCGAAGTGAAGTCTGGGGTGGTCTTTCCCCTTTTTGGATCTAAAGAATTTGCAGAAGGAATCATCCTTACCGAACGTTCTAAAAACTTAAAATCTCATCCCGGCCAAATCTCCTTTCCGGGAGGTGTGAAAGAAAAAGAAGATCCCAATCTTCTTGTCACGGCCCTTCGGGAATGGGAAGAAGAGATGGGAGTTCACCGCTCCAGTTTGAAGGTTCTTGGAAAATTGGAAGGTCTCCATACAAGGACCGGTTTCCATATCACCCCATTTTTAGCCACTTATGATGGTGATTTTTCCTTTCAGCACAATACGGATGAAGTCGAAAGAGTCTTACTCGTTCCCTTTTCTGATCTTTGGACAAGTCCATTCTATTCCATCCAAATCCCAGGAAGGGATCATTTTGCTTATTATTTTGATTTGCCAGAGGGTCTACTTTGGGGAGCCACTTGCGAAATGATTTTGCGGTTCCTTCGAACACATTCATCCTTTGATAGAACACCGCTTCTCGTAAAACCAAACCTATCCAAACCGCCCTTTTTGGACCCCAAATCCCTCTAA
- a CDS encoding SBBP repeat-containing protein, which translates to MRIRILLFLIILPLTFQCTQSNLNNPSDSNSKAYLETAIWTCLNQLVPCFEIKQQNQGIKQWTRLLGGTSGITTNSFASATDSEGNNYIAGKVTGALPGQTKIANGLYTDLFLAKYDPNGNRLWIRQMGSVGNNHSDIQSIHVDTFGDVILTGSTVGAFVGYSSTDFGSLLIKFSSAGELLWSKIFYANATQLIAGVGITSDLQGNIYITGHTELTNIDDENAGGPYNVFVFKYDKYGSIVWKRLLGRNSMSIYGVKATYDPSTNQIYVVGHVIGSGTFFDQTLSGSQDSFVLGFHPDGYYKWAKILGTTGANLWIRGVSADKRGFFYIAGDVSAGYDGESFSGSVGELLVKFDSKGNREWTKLRGAGTGTTTTSRGIYADNAGNVYTVGWTTGNLSGVTLNGTQDVYLSKYHFNGNLEWTRLSGNSLVTLDGMALSSDRYGTIYLTGGTTGNLDAQTKTGVKDAFVIQYK; encoded by the coding sequence ATGAGAATTCGAATACTTTTATTTTTAATTATACTTCCTCTTACTTTTCAATGTACACAAAGTAATCTCAATAATCCATCAGATTCAAATTCAAAAGCATATTTAGAAACTGCTATATGGACTTGTTTGAACCAACTTGTTCCTTGTTTTGAAATCAAACAACAAAACCAAGGTATCAAACAATGGACAAGACTGTTAGGTGGTACTTCCGGAATTACAACGAATTCATTTGCATCGGCTACCGATTCCGAAGGTAATAATTATATCGCTGGCAAAGTAACCGGAGCCCTTCCTGGGCAAACAAAAATAGCTAATGGATTGTATACGGATCTTTTTTTAGCAAAGTACGATCCTAATGGGAATCGACTGTGGATTCGACAGATGGGCTCAGTAGGCAATAATCATTCTGATATTCAGTCGATACATGTAGATACTTTTGGTGATGTCATTTTAACAGGATCAACGGTTGGTGCCTTTGTTGGATATTCATCTACTGATTTTGGATCTTTATTGATCAAATTCTCTAGTGCAGGGGAATTACTTTGGTCAAAAATCTTTTACGCAAATGCAACTCAACTAATTGCGGGAGTGGGCATCACTTCAGATTTACAAGGAAATATTTATATTACAGGACATACGGAATTAACAAACATTGATGATGAGAATGCCGGTGGTCCATATAATGTGTTTGTTTTCAAATACGACAAATATGGTTCCATAGTATGGAAACGATTGTTAGGTAGAAATAGTATGTCAATTTATGGAGTGAAAGCGACATACGATCCTTCTACGAACCAAATTTACGTCGTGGGCCATGTGATTGGTTCGGGAACTTTTTTTGACCAAACTCTTTCTGGTAGCCAAGATAGTTTTGTTTTAGGATTTCATCCAGATGGTTATTACAAATGGGCGAAGATTTTGGGTACAACCGGTGCCAATTTATGGATCAGAGGTGTTTCTGCAGACAAAAGAGGATTCTTTTATATTGCGGGTGATGTTAGTGCGGGTTACGATGGAGAAAGTTTTTCTGGTTCGGTTGGTGAGCTGTTAGTGAAATTTGATAGTAAGGGAAACAGAGAATGGACGAAGTTAAGAGGAGCTGGTACAGGTACAACAACTACTTCTAGGGGCATTTATGCTGATAATGCCGGTAATGTCTATACGGTTGGATGGACCACTGGAAATCTTTCAGGAGTGACATTGAATGGAACTCAAGATGTTTATCTATCGAAATATCATTTTAATGGAAATCTGGAATGGACAAGGTTATCCGGAAACAGCTTGGTAACGTTAGATGGTATGGCTTTATCTTCCGATCGATATGGTACCATTTACTTAACCGGAGGAACTACTGGAAATTTGGATGCACAAACGAAAACAGGGGTAAAGGATGCTTTTGTCATTCAATATAAATAG
- the queD gene encoding 6-carboxytetrahydropterin synthase QueD encodes MEELELSKTFGFEAAHFLPNVPEGHKCKRMHGHSFRFAVYLKGEIDPHTGWIMDFGELKSIVKPILDEHLDHYVLNDVPGLENPTSENIAVWLWNQLKPKLPLLDKITLYETCTSSCVYRGPKK; translated from the coding sequence ATGGAAGAACTTGAACTTTCCAAAACCTTTGGTTTTGAAGCCGCACATTTTTTACCAAATGTTCCCGAAGGCCATAAATGCAAAAGAATGCATGGCCATAGCTTTCGTTTTGCTGTGTATCTCAAAGGAGAAATTGATCCGCATACAGGTTGGATCATGGACTTTGGGGAACTAAAATCCATCGTAAAACCAATCTTAGACGAACATTTGGATCATTATGTTTTAAATGATGTTCCTGGACTTGAAAATCCAACGAGTGAAAACATTGCAGTATGGCTTTGGAACCAATTAAAACCAAAATTGCCACTGCTCGATAAAATCACTCTCTACGAAACTTGTACTAGCTCTTGTGTATACAGAGGGCCGAAAAAGTAA